A genomic stretch from Petrimonas mucosa includes:
- a CDS encoding TonB-dependent receptor, producing MKQGNFLYKHVLMIWFSCLLGMLSQPLQAQDITMKLSNVTVKEAIDVLSDAQKYSVVINSTDIDVRKVISVDADNLSLEKVLEQIFAGQDVSYKITGRSIIVSKGGPAPQQVSQQAQRKEKISGLLLDETGEPVIGATVVLSDNVGVVSDINGEFELEATLPVTLNISYIGYEPVRVTYNDDRPKTIHLTPSITAIDEIVVVGYGTQRKSNLTGAVSTITSKDLNMRPVVSAANALQGADPSVNLAFGTGSPESGYSINIRGTISINGGSPLILCDGVEMPLNMINANDIESVSILKDASASAIYGAKASAGVVLITTKSGGAKEKAKISYNGRMGWTQNTTSTDFIRTGYDYVTFANSFYYAYNGVNMYLYEDEELQKLYDRRNDMTEHPDRPWVEVAPNGDYKYYGNTDWYGYFYNRVRPQMEHNLSITGGTEKINYYVSGRYYDQDGIFRVVKDKYRDYSFRAKFDARLNNWLKWSTNVSLNNNSYSYSGVSNYEMTIARLESNISPSFVPRNPDGTVVQYTNQLYANSPLGAGDGGYLTSGKGRNNKGRNMLSVVNGLEVNLMKDLRFNMSYGYTQNKNLYRYRGNSFDYSRKEGVIQEFTSGSIYDYYREVHGAPIRHLLDYYLTYSKNWDGKHNLKVVGGSQYETYRTTSTDISMTNLSNDDLDSFAAVTPESVISLSQSINAYKTLGYFGRVNYDYLSKYLVEFSARADGSSRFQKDSRWGFFPSMSAGWRISEEDFFTSAKDWIENLKLRASIGSLGNQQVDYYAYLQTITTDNLLNYTFDGNNKVSYARISDPVSSGLTWETVTTYNVGLDMTFLRNRLNVTTDFYVRYTRDMLIQSLTLPDVYGANTPRENSADMLTNGWEVVTSWNDSFNLGSDRFSYEIQATLGDYQRTITKYENPNKLISDPYVGKKMGEIWGYHVEGLFKTDKEAAEYQARIDDRTVNGRVYNSKVDGFLKAGDVRFADLNGDNIIGAGSGTVDDPGDRRVIGNTTPRYAYSFRLGANWNNFDASLFFQGIGKRDWYPAYSASSQGANSFWGPYSFPSTSFVHVSFPEHVWTEDNRNAYFPRIRGYQSYSGGSLGMVNDRYLQRISYLRFKNLSLGYTVPVNKNLVERIRVYLSGENLYYWSPLKKYNKTIDPELAISSSTYSSNTGSGYAYPQVYTVGVDITF from the coding sequence ATGAAGCAAGGAAATTTTTTATATAAGCATGTATTGATGATATGGTTTTCCTGTCTGCTGGGGATGTTGTCACAACCTCTCCAGGCACAGGATATCACCATGAAACTGTCCAATGTGACGGTAAAGGAGGCCATTGATGTGCTCTCTGATGCACAGAAATATTCAGTAGTGATCAATTCTACCGACATCGATGTGAGAAAGGTGATCTCTGTCGATGCCGACAACCTTTCGCTGGAAAAGGTATTGGAACAGATATTTGCAGGGCAGGATGTGAGCTACAAGATCACCGGCCGCAGCATCATCGTCAGCAAGGGTGGTCCTGCCCCGCAACAGGTGTCGCAACAGGCACAGCGGAAAGAGAAGATCTCAGGGCTTCTGCTTGACGAGACGGGTGAGCCTGTCATTGGTGCCACGGTTGTCCTTTCAGACAATGTGGGGGTAGTCAGTGACATCAATGGGGAGTTTGAACTGGAGGCCACTTTGCCGGTCACGTTGAACATCTCCTATATCGGTTATGAACCGGTAAGGGTTACCTATAACGACGATCGCCCCAAGACGATCCATCTGACCCCCTCAATTACGGCCATCGATGAGATTGTGGTGGTGGGTTACGGAACGCAGCGCAAGAGTAACCTCACCGGTGCCGTCTCCACCATCACCAGCAAGGATCTGAACATGCGTCCGGTGGTTTCTGCCGCCAATGCGCTACAGGGTGCCGATCCTTCGGTCAACCTGGCATTTGGTACCGGATCTCCCGAATCGGGCTACAGCATCAACATCAGGGGTACAATCTCCATCAACGGCGGTTCACCGCTAATCCTCTGCGATGGGGTGGAGATGCCGCTCAACATGATCAATGCCAACGATATCGAGTCCGTGTCGATCCTGAAGGATGCTTCTGCCAGTGCGATCTACGGTGCCAAGGCCTCTGCCGGAGTCGTACTGATCACCACCAAGTCGGGGGGAGCCAAGGAGAAGGCAAAGATCAGCTACAACGGCCGCATGGGGTGGACGCAGAACACAACCTCCACCGACTTTATCCGGACTGGCTATGACTATGTCACCTTTGCCAACAGTTTTTACTACGCATATAACGGCGTCAACATGTATCTCTACGAGGATGAAGAGTTACAGAAACTGTATGATCGCCGCAACGACATGACCGAACACCCCGATCGCCCGTGGGTGGAGGTGGCTCCCAACGGAGATTATAAATACTATGGCAATACTGACTGGTATGGCTATTTCTATAACAGGGTCCGACCGCAGATGGAGCATAACCTCTCCATCACAGGGGGTACCGAGAAGATCAACTATTATGTCAGCGGACGTTACTATGACCAGGATGGTATTTTCAGGGTGGTCAAGGACAAGTACCGGGATTACTCCTTCCGGGCAAAGTTCGACGCCAGGTTGAATAACTGGTTGAAGTGGTCAACCAATGTGAGCCTAAACAACAACAGCTATTCATACAGCGGCGTCTCAAACTACGAGATGACCATTGCCCGCCTGGAGTCGAACATCAGCCCCTCATTTGTTCCCCGTAACCCTGATGGCACCGTGGTGCAGTATACCAACCAGCTCTATGCCAACTCACCTCTGGGTGCAGGTGACGGAGGCTATCTGACCTCGGGTAAAGGGCGCAACAACAAGGGGCGCAACATGCTTTCGGTGGTGAATGGACTGGAGGTGAACCTGATGAAGGATCTGCGCTTCAATATGAGCTATGGCTACACGCAGAACAAGAACCTCTACCGCTACCGGGGCAACTCGTTTGATTATTCCAGAAAAGAGGGTGTTATCCAGGAGTTCACATCGGGCAGTATCTATGATTACTACCGGGAGGTTCATGGAGCCCCGATAAGGCATCTGCTGGATTACTACCTGACCTACAGCAAGAACTGGGATGGAAAGCACAACCTGAAGGTGGTGGGCGGAAGCCAGTATGAGACCTACCGGACCACCAGCACGGATATCTCGATGACCAATCTCTCCAACGATGATCTCGATTCATTCGCGGCTGTGACCCCTGAAAGCGTGATCTCGCTCTCGCAATCCATCAATGCCTATAAGACGCTCGGTTACTTTGGACGCGTCAACTACGACTACCTGAGCAAGTACTTGGTTGAGTTCTCAGCCCGTGCCGATGGCTCATCCCGCTTCCAGAAGGATAGCCGCTGGGGCTTCTTCCCCTCCATGTCTGCCGGATGGCGGATCTCTGAAGAGGATTTTTTCACGTCGGCCAAGGATTGGATTGAGAATCTGAAGCTGCGCGCCTCCATAGGTAGCCTGGGCAACCAGCAGGTGGACTACTATGCCTACTTGCAGACCATCACCACCGACAACCTGCTCAACTACACCTTTGATGGCAACAACAAGGTCTCCTATGCCCGCATTTCCGACCCGGTATCTTCGGGTTTGACCTGGGAAACGGTGACCACCTATAACGTGGGTCTCGACATGACCTTCCTACGCAACCGCCTGAACGTGACCACCGACTTCTATGTCAGGTATACCAGAGACATGCTGATCCAGTCGTTGACGCTTCCCGATGTATATGGTGCCAACACCCCGAGGGAGAACAGCGCCGACATGCTGACGAACGGGTGGGAGGTTGTCACCTCCTGGAACGACTCGTTCAACCTGGGGAGTGACCGTTTCTCCTATGAAATCCAGGCAACGTTGGGTGACTATCAGCGGACCATCACCAAATACGAGAACCCCAACAAGCTGATCTCCGACCCCTACGTGGGCAAAAAGATGGGCGAGATCTGGGGTTACCATGTAGAGGGTCTCTTCAAGACCGACAAGGAGGCTGCTGAATATCAGGCCCGCATTGATGACCGGACGGTCAATGGCCGTGTCTACAACAGCAAGGTGGATGGCTTCCTCAAGGCCGGTGATGTCCGTTTCGCCGACCTCAACGGCGACAACATCATTGGAGCCGGTTCGGGAACAGTGGATGATCCCGGTGATAGGAGGGTGATCGGAAATACCACTCCCCGCTATGCCTACTCGTTCCGCCTGGGTGCCAACTGGAACAACTTTGATGCCTCCCTCTTCTTCCAGGGCATCGGAAAGAGAGACTGGTACCCGGCATACAGTGCCAGCTCGCAAGGTGCCAACTCCTTCTGGGGGCCCTACTCATTCCCCTCCACCTCGTTTGTCCATGTCTCCTTCCCGGAACATGTCTGGACCGAGGACAACCGGAACGCCTATTTCCCCCGTATCCGCGGATACCAGTCCTATTCCGGCGGATCGCTCGGAATGGTGAATGATCGCTATCTGCAGCGGATCTCTTACCTGAGGTTCAAGAACTTGTCGCTGGGTTATACCGTGCCGGTGAACAAGAACCTGGTGGAGAGGATCCGGGTATATCTTTCGGGAGAGAACCTCTACTACTGGTCTCCGCTCAAGAAGTACAACAAGACCATTGATCCGGAACTGGCCATCTCTTCGAGTACCTATTCCAGCAATACGGGTTCGGGATATGCCTATCCCCAAGTTTATACAGTTGGTGTTGATATCACTTTTTAA
- a CDS encoding RagB/SusD family nutrient uptake outer membrane protein — translation MTRILLAGLILIGFSSCDLSLLPEDSVTPLQFFKTRADLELWTNQFYTMLSNPNTDAGVNADDMIDKSMGAVIEGTRSPASESWSWTQLRNINYLLEYSSNCEDEAARNEFNGVALFFRAYFYFDKVRRYGDVPWYDRTIGSTDVELLNKPRDDRGFVMDNVLKDFRDAANLLPTEYPNTKNTRVTKWVALAFASRAALYEGTFRKYRNMEGAERYLQAAAEFAREFIDNSGFDLYKGGSQPYRELFYSDNAKTEEVVLARSYNFAGLQLSHSVQFSISNNQQGFTRRFINHYLMEDGSRFTDQPGYETMFFTDEMKNRDPRLEQTVLGLNYVQVGETQPTLNDLTAYCGYKPIKFISNKDHDGASKGTSDWPLMRSAEVFLNYAEAKAELGTLTQQDLNISVNRLRARANMPNLEMAAANSNPDPYLESCYPNVNKGGNKGVILEIRRERTIEMVMEGLRQWDLFRWKEAEQMLNHYVPYHGLYIPGVGSYDMNGDGTPDLEVYETTSVTQLDIKVRIERDIFLSNGTSGYIVGFPKVTYGTDWNNDRDYLWPIPADQRVLTQGALSQNPGWQDGLSY, via the coding sequence ATGACAAGAATCCTTCTCGCGGGACTGATCCTGATAGGCTTCTCAAGCTGTGACCTGTCACTGTTGCCAGAAGACTCCGTGACGCCGCTGCAATTCTTCAAAACCAGGGCCGATCTGGAACTTTGGACCAACCAGTTCTACACCATGTTGAGCAATCCGAATACGGATGCCGGCGTGAATGCCGACGACATGATCGATAAATCGATGGGTGCCGTTATTGAAGGAACCCGCTCGCCAGCCAGCGAATCGTGGTCATGGACCCAGCTGCGCAATATCAACTATCTCCTGGAGTACTCCTCCAATTGCGAAGATGAGGCTGCCAGAAATGAGTTCAACGGGGTTGCCCTCTTCTTCAGGGCCTACTTCTACTTCGACAAGGTTAGACGGTATGGCGATGTGCCCTGGTATGACCGGACCATCGGCTCAACCGATGTGGAGCTGCTCAACAAGCCCAGGGATGACCGGGGATTTGTGATGGACAATGTGCTGAAGGATTTCAGGGATGCCGCCAATCTGCTCCCCACCGAGTATCCCAACACGAAGAACACCCGGGTCACGAAATGGGTGGCGTTGGCATTTGCCAGCCGGGCAGCTCTCTATGAAGGGACATTCCGAAAGTACAGAAATATGGAGGGTGCCGAGAGATACCTGCAGGCTGCCGCCGAATTTGCCCGCGAATTTATCGACAACAGCGGGTTCGACCTCTACAAGGGAGGCAGTCAGCCCTATCGTGAACTCTTCTATTCAGACAATGCCAAGACCGAAGAGGTGGTATTGGCCCGGAGCTACAACTTTGCCGGATTGCAGTTGTCGCACAGTGTGCAGTTCAGCATCTCAAACAACCAGCAGGGTTTTACCCGCCGCTTCATCAACCATTACCTGATGGAGGATGGTTCCCGCTTTACCGACCAGCCGGGTTATGAGACCATGTTCTTCACCGATGAGATGAAGAACCGCGATCCCCGTCTGGAGCAGACCGTCCTGGGGCTGAACTATGTGCAGGTTGGCGAGACCCAGCCCACCTTGAACGACCTGACCGCCTATTGCGGCTACAAGCCGATCAAGTTTATCAGCAACAAGGATCACGACGGTGCCTCCAAGGGTACTTCAGACTGGCCACTGATGCGCAGTGCCGAGGTATTCCTCAACTATGCCGAGGCCAAGGCCGAGCTGGGGACACTGACACAGCAGGATCTGAACATCTCGGTCAACAGGTTGAGAGCCCGTGCCAACATGCCCAACCTGGAGATGGCAGCCGCCAACAGCAACCCCGATCCATACCTCGAGAGTTGCTACCCCAATGTGAATAAAGGCGGCAACAAGGGCGTGATCCTGGAGATCCGTCGTGAACGGACCATCGAGATGGTGATGGAGGGATTGAGGCAGTGGGACCTCTTCCGTTGGAAGGAGGCCGAGCAGATGTTGAACCATTATGTGCCCTATCACGGTCTCTATATTCCCGGTGTAGGCAGCTACGACATGAATGGTGATGGTACCCCCGACCTGGAGGTGTATGAAACTACATCGGTAACTCAGCTCGACATCAAGGTCAGGATTGAAAGGGATATCTTCCTATCGAACGGCACATCGGGATATATTGTGGGATTCCCGAAGGTGACCTACGGTACCGACTGGAACAACGACCGGGATTATCTCTGGCCCATACCGGCAGACCAGCGGGTGCTGACACAGGGCGCGCTGAGCCAGAACCCGGGATGGCAGGATGGCCTCAGCTATTAA